The sequence ccactcctttcgcacccaattaacacaaatgaacttcttcctctgctaccggtctctgtgtcagatctcataatcactgcaacaaatccattttcatgggcaactgttcgagcccattgcaaaacatcatctcgagtagtgaatacctacaacgcaaccctaacacattaattttcgtacaaaccatcaattcaaccaatgactcaaattatctatgattacctgagatgtattaaaagcatttgaacaatcgacatgtcgttcattcactccacattcttcttgattatcataatcataatccatatcaacttcttgtgacatcgcaaagtcatacctccattgatcttcgtccatcttaaggacatatgcatcatacacaagtacattcaaattatcatataaccacatccaaaaatttactacaccttaaataacaaacatattaataggacatatgcatcatacacgactatattaaaattatcactatattctaaatttataactacattatttacttaaactaaacttatcactataataaacaactaataaaacatttttgtaccattatacatttaagttacctaaatcatttaatattataccattatacctaattaaatcaataatccacaacatatataaaccagaaataaaaaaaaattataaaacagaaatatatataccattataaaacaaaaaaaattataatccacaatatatatcattatacctaattaaaccaataattcattattaactaacagaaatatatataaaacagaaattaaaaaaattataaaacagaaattaataaattagtaataatttaacattccggaagaagttcttccggaagttacgaaggccaattccggaagaagtgcttccggaaactATTTCCGGAAGACCctcttccggaattgggcttcttaacttccggaagaaggtcttccggaagttacgaagcccaattccggaagaagtgcttccggaagtagtttccggaagaacttcttccggaattgggcttcttaacttccggaagaaggtcttccggaagttaagaagcccaattccggaagaagttcttccggaaactacttccggaagcacttcttccggaattgggcttcgtaacttccggaagaccttcttccggaagttacgaagcccaattccggaagaaggtcttccggaaatagtttccggaagcacttcttccggaattgaccttcgtaacttccggaagaccttcatcCGGAAGTGGTCATTCCGGACCTTCCTCCTCCtgtgcctaaaatttcttccggatacattttttactgtttttcttctctaaaagctaaccggaaaacgaaataaacttgtacctccgacaaaataggaacaacagccactaataaaacttcaaatacggaacacgggaccaccaaatcttcaaatacttcACTTCACTGGACCACCAACAGACTGCTGAAGGGACCACCACCGAAACAAGagcaaacggaagaagaaacaaagtaaacggaagaagaaacaaagcaaacggaagaagaaagaaagaaagcgcAGTAAAACACAGCCTGAAgacgttaatttaaagaaatttacacaagggcaaaatcgtcattacttacgcattaaaaaaaaaaaaaacctccggaagaagcttcttccggaagtcttccggaagaagcttcttccggaagacaccggaattcttccggaagaagcttcttccggaaacattccggatGACGTTCTTCCGGAAATTGTCTGTGAGTTTCTCCGGAAGACACAAattattcttccggaagaaggttcttccggaaagtttccggaaataatttttccggaaagtttccggaagaaccttcttccggaagaataatTGCTGAAGGGCAGTTTCGCcacttcactgtttgctgggtgccccagcaataatgctgggtgcacgtagcaactccctTATGTAAGGCATGGACTGAACAGAAATTGGACCGAAcacgtaaagagagagagacgATAGTGGCAGTGTAATGACAAAGAAGTCAACGAGGAAGCGAAAAATGGGAGACACAGAGGAGACGGCTCCGAAGAAACCCGCGGCAAAATGGCCTCTCATCAAACCCAAAAAGAATCTTCAGATTAGCCACCTCCTAGATTTCGATCTCTTCTCGGTTATAAATCCATCTTCTTCTTTCGGTTTTCAGTTTTTCAACTCGATTTTGATTGCTTTTTTTATGGTTTCTTCAAATTCAGTTGAAATTTTAATGTTCCAAAACAAGTTAAACAGTGCCTCAATAGTTAACGTATGCATGTGCTTATTAATCTCTATGTTTTTCGGATTTTAGGTCCAGAATTTATTCTCCTCTGCTGAATCAAAGGCATTCGTTAAAATTGCTGAAGAAATTGGTTTTGCTCATCAAGGGAGTCGAGGTGGCGAAGCATACAGAGATAATGATCGAATTTCGGTGGATGATCCTGTCCTTGCAGATACTATTTGGGAGTCTGGACTTGGCAAACTTTTTTCTGATATTAAAATTCGAGGAAAGGTTGCTGTAGGTCTCAATCCAAATGTTAGATTCTATAGGTTCGTTTCTTTATACACAAGGTTCACGTGAATGAGATCAAACTGTTTAGATTCGTAACAACCtggtataataattatctttatacAATTATCTTTATACAATTATCTTTATCCAATATACACATCTTAAAAACACCACTCAAAATCAAATGTTGTCCCGCTTTGATGTTCATCtaatattttcctttctttttttgttatccTCTTCATGAACTGAATACATCACTGGTCTCTttgttgatttaactttaacaagaatgtttattttttatcttattaacttttcaacttattatatatcctttttgatgttttattttttaaatcacctttttcttttcagttaattaataatgtttctatttttatcttactGATTGcttcttgcatttttatttacataatatatttctgattttttgtgtattttaattatttctctttatatctatgggtgaaaacaaattatactctgaatttcttatttattgtaattgaaaatactATACCAACCTTAATGCTGAGATTCACACGGGAGACAAATCACGTCGGTAGAGCaatgaaaattagaaattttccttactttctctttttgtatttaattaattaattattttttttgttattattattattattgttgttgttgttgttattattattattattattattattattattattattattattattatgtgttgttaatttaactttagcaagtgtgttaattttttatcctattaacttttcaacttattatatatcttttttgatgttttattttttaaatcacatttttctttttcagttaattaataatgtttctatttttatcttgctgattgtttcttgcatttttatttacataatatatttctgattttctgtgtattttaattatttctctttatatctatgggtgaaaataaattatactctaaatttcttatttattataattgaaaataatctaCCAACTTTAATGCTGAGATTCACACGGAAAACAAATTACGTCGGTAGTGCaatgaaaattagaaatttttcttactttctctttttgtatttaattaattaatttatttattttgttattattattattattattattattattattattattattatgtgttgttgatttaactttagcaagtgtgtttattttttatcttattaacttttcaacttattatatatcctttttgatgttttattttttaaatcacctttttctttttcaattaattaataatatttctatttttatcttgctGATTGCTTGCtgcatttttatttacataatatatttctgattttttgtgtattttaattatttttctttatatttatgggtgaaaacaaattatactatgaatttcttatttattgtaattgaaaatactCTACCAACTTTAATGTTGAGATTCACACGGGAGACAAATCACGTCGGTAGTGCaatgaaaattagaaattttccttactttctctttttgtatttaatttatttatttatttattttgttatttattattattattattattattattatttttattattattattatgtgttgttgatttaactttaacaagtatgtttattttttatcttattaacttttcaacttattttatatcatttttgatgttttatttttttaaatcacctttttctttttcagttaattaataattgCTGCACGCTTTAGGGGAGTacccaaaataaatataaattgcaGAAGATTGAAAGATGTCGCAAGCCAAGAAGGACCAAAAAGAGAAGGCGGATACAATTTGCAACTCACATGTCATCTCCAAGTATGCCTCCATGATCGTTGTTGAGAAAACCATGTCAAAACCTCACTCCCTCTCTTTGATCATCAAGCAGTCTATAGTTTATAGATATAGGAACCTGAAACAACGAATAATGATTCACAACAACATTCAATCTTGTTTCCAATGAAACTGGATCATCAATTATTATGGTTATTAATAAATATCCTATAAAAACCGCTTCATTGTGCACAGAACTTATGCCGTCAAGTAATTTTGATAGCCTATCCATCCCATCGTGTACATCAGTAGCATTTTCAGTATGATTGGGAAAACCTTCAAGGCCTGGAAACATTTTCTTTGTCCTGTATTTTAAAGACAATATATTAGAAGAGAGTGGTAACCAATGTCATTGATACCTAAAGTTTGATGCGGTAAATCTTAAAATACTCTTGCATTTTCGATTTCCAACTAATGGAAGTTTCCAACCCTTCATGTGTTGCCACTGTAGAAGAAACTCCACCTTAAACCAATATACCTGTGATTCCCTCCTATCCAAATGCCAAACCTACCAATATGTGGACACATTGCAATGAGCTTAATTTTtaacaattgaaaataaaaggctctgagaaattttttttggaaaaatttaacattttgaaacaataatcCACAGTAACCTGAACTGTCTTCTCCACGATTTCTAAGTGTTTGATGAATTGCGctacacaaaattatttttaaaaaatagttgattacaCGAATGCTCATTGGTAAactcagaaagaaaacaaaccaacgCAATACAAATAGAAAACACTCACCAATAGTCATTTCTCTCGCTAAACCCCCTATGAATATCTTTCTGCAATCAATGGGTCCAAGGTAATTAGATAGAACCAAATCTAAGAAATTTGGAGAAAGGGAGCAAAAACAAAGTTGAAAAatcagtaagaaaaaataactattattaagataaaaacatacataacaacaacaaaaaattaaaaccttgaaaatagaaacaaatagtaatgaaacaaacatgcataacaacaaaagggaaaaaagttgcctggtggatgcttcttcgCGATAGTccgggaaaataaaaaggaacaaaaaacaGAGTTGTAAAATCAATAAGAAAAAGTAACTATTATTAAGAAGGAAACGtgcataacaacaaacaaaattaaaacattgcaaatagagacaaatagtaccaaaacaaacatgcataacaacaaaagggaaaaaaacttGCTTGCATGATGCTTTTTCGTCGATAGCccgagaaaataaaaaaaaaacaaaaacagttataaaatcagtaagaaaaaataaccattattaaaaaaaatatgcataacaacaaacaaaattaaaaccttcCAAATAAAAACAACTTGCCTGCTGACTGCTTCTTCGTCGATAGCccgggaaaataaaaaggaaccaAAAACACAGTTGAAAAATcagtaacaaaaaataaatattattaaaaagaaaacatgtataacaacaaacaaaattaaaaccttgcaaatagagacaaataaaagccccaaaaaagggggaaaatagttcaaaatgaCACCTTTATTATTCAACATCGTCTTGACCTTCAGCACCGCCGTTGTTACTGTAGTCTGTCccaaaaatcaaaccacaaaaaatcagaccaaagaataaaatgaagatgagaagagaatcatattaaaaatagaaaatgcaaCATGCACAGCACAAAGTAGGAAGCAATGAGCACATCGGAGAAGGCTGaggaacacaaaaaaatgtaaacttttATATCGTGAGaagtcagaaaacaaaataaaggcagaacaccaaaaaaaaattaaccttttGTGTTTACGAACCTGTACTCTTGgattttttgagataaaaatcgcaGCTCTAATGTGTTCTTCCACCTTCTCTGCATAAATAAAGACACGTCTTCTACCATTCTAGTTCAAGAGGGAAAAAGAGAagaacagaagaagaagaagaagaagaagaagaagaagaaaaagaagaagaagaagaagaaatgaaaagtgAGAGAAAGGGGTCAGcgcacaaatgaaaaaaaaaacaaaataaaggcagaacacccaaaaaaatttaagcttttgtgTTTATGAACCTGTACTCTTGgattttttgagataaaaatcgcaACTTTAATGTGTTCTTCCACCTTCTCTGCATAAATAAACACACGACTTCTACCATTGTTGTTCAAGAGGGAAAAAGAGAagaacagaagaagaagaagaagtgaaaAGTGAGATAAAGGGGTCAGCGcacaaatggaaaaaaaaaaccatacgcGTTTGACGGTAAAAAAGAGCAATAAGGAAGTAGAAAGGAAGTACCTTGTAGAGGAAACACACGTCCTCTACCATTGTAGTTCAAGTGAGagtaaaaaaagaatagaggaagaagaagaaatgagtagtcagagaaagggaaagagagagaagaaagaggAGGGGAAGAATCTGGACGGATGCAAGAGAaatggaagagagagaagaaagttcTGGAATTAAGGGGAATTAAATGGGGCGGTGAAATCCGACAATCAGAAAGTGACACGTGGCTTGGTGGTTGTGGAAATAAGAAATTGCAACAGCTGGCACAAAGAAGAGAGAATGGGCCTTGTAAAACACAAACCTTCAGAAAAGGAGAAAGCCTTCACGTGGCAATGAGCAAAGAAGCATAAAAGAAGGCCTCTAACTGGACAGATGTCAACAGGACAGAGAATTGACAGTGGACAGGTGTCAACAGGACAGAGAAAAAGTAGTTAGGGCCTTGTTTGTATAATTATATAGATATACATCTCCTAAGTCCTGGAGACTTTTTCTTTGTTAGCACTTAACATATTGctcaaaagtaaaaatatttgtattatcTTGATTTTTGGTATTGGTAATTTGTTCTGTCTGAAAATTTATGCAACAGATAATTTAGTTTTGCATGTAATGTGTAAACAAAATAGAGAAGTCATTTTGAAAAACTCGTATAGTGGGGAAAATCAGGTTAATTAAACCAGCTACCTGCTCAGAAAATTAAGGGCAGTCCGGTACTACGATATTAACCTCCCATCACTCAGAACATTATGAgtatttatatcattttcttgaaattagtaataatatttttggataCATGAAGTTGAATATCTTGGAAAAGTATTATCTAACATTTCTCCATTGAAGATGTTAATTCgtcggcaagtgtaccaaattataacaagtagtaaagtaattGGAAGTCTGAGTGTCGAATACAAAGGAATGTTTGTaatccaatttaaaagcaatagataaagaatttaaaataaagataagaaaatatagtaaataagataaaaatttaaatatcaaaatagaagaaaaaaataaaagatttaaagataaaaaatagaagataagaaaagtaaaagataagagaaaataaaagattaagataaagataagaaaaataaaagataaaattagaagataaaataaataaaatcaagacGTGATAATATTGGAATGTTGGGACTTGGTCTGTCTTATTTGTCTAGGATgtgtaaatttatgatttttcttttatcagttATTCTATTCTATCCACATCTGTTCAATTACTTGCCCCTAATTCCTcatgatgacaagcctattttatttatctatcttccaaacttctttacaaagactcaacaaataaaatgcatgaagtatgaattttagatgtttgcaagaatgcatagacataaaataatcaatcattctatgtctagcaatgactTTCCTATGAAATtctttcttcttgttctattagaagttacaTTCTTCCGAgggtctaacccctaaaaccaaTGTATGTATAccttttttaaatcttatttagaagttaccctctcccgagcgtctaacccctaacagaatataaagatggataatgcaagataaaagcagcaaagataatagaatagaaacaactttgcattgataaagagtgagtacatcatacatcgctTGGTTTGTAGGTCTGTGAGACTCTAACtggtttagccactcatggccattgaggggcTTTACCATAGATGAGGTATAAAAACTGATGGGATAAAAGGGGTGAAAGAAAGTaagggagtaaatgaaaccTCGACAGGCTTATGTGGTGTTGTTTGTTTCTGTTTGGTTTTACTtcctttttatagttgttgtaGTGGACTTGAGCCTGATACTAGAAAtcttatttttgatatttttgatatcttttgaatttattttgtttttaatcataTCTTACttgatattttgaatattttctcgatctttttctcttttaatctctttttttcatatctgcaagtcataaataagaaaaatataaaatcttaatatttaagccaaaaataattgctaagtaaatatttttaaagataattttaatatatttttatcatcaaaataactcaTTTAATCGTTATCAGAAACATTGTGACGATATTTCCTAATTTCTGTATATCTGTTTGTCTGTGGCTTCTGTCGATCCATCCAATCCACGGTTTCTTTAATGGGCCTAGATGAAAATTTTGTTGACTTTCTTATGAGATGTTTAGGTGATATTTCTAATGATGATGGCTCTTGTGTTCTGTTAAAGTATATATATCACGTTTTTATGTTGTTAACCTAATGACCAACGACATTTTCCTACATGAAATTCCTTTGAAATTTTAAACCATTGCAAATGTTTTTTAATCGGACTTTTTGAGTGTATGACATCAATTAGCTGAGCCTTAACTAGTACTTCTCAATACTCATAATGTTAATTGCAGTTTGAAATACACATTGTATGATTGTTGCATTTTCTAGTTTTGGGACTAAGAAATATTACCATTGTAACAAGTAACTTCTTTTCACTTGCCTCAAGATATTTTAATGTTTCATGGAGGGATCATTATGGAATGTAGAGATCAATAATAATATCCAACATACTAAAGAGTGATCACAGTGtgtatagaaatttttaaatatttatctagAATTTATTTAGGCATTATCCAAACCTATAatgtgatttaaattttttaatggaaTATTTTATGAGATCATCAAATATGTCTACAAAAGAGTACCAAGATTTTAGCAGGTCTAAAACAGTTTGGAGACTTAGATATTACCATGGCTACCACATCTCTAGCTGAAATGGCAATTATATCAACACAAGAAACCGTGCGTGGGCAAACCAATTCAAGCTTTGCTTCGGCTTCATCAATCACATAGAATGATCGAACTGACATATTAGGAGGGCCATCTTTCTCAGCTTGGTTGGTGGCTGTTGAGTCCCGCAATATTGAGGCATCACACCCTATCATTGAACATCAATCAATAAGCATATACCAATTACATTATTACACAAAAGCACACATAAGCCACTTTAATCATTCATCAAAATGAATATTGTGTCCACATGCAtgctaatgttttttattttcttgagtGAAAGATGATATCCATATGAAATACTTGATTATAAGattcttttaactaatttttattctccaagaaaaataattaatcataattaaatctgtcaattaattatattatcattttaaaattaatttttttatctttttattcacttaattatttcttattaatatttgaaaagagaataactaaaataagaatatgtaaaaaaaaataattaatgtatctaaaagttagaaaatgatcttataaaaaaacaaataaatttttgaaaagaatattataattaacAACGAAAGGAATATTTAGAAATTTTGAAGTTAAATAATCAATCAGACCGGTGTCAATTTTTGTGGCCCAACcggttttcaaaaaatatttagaataaaTGTCTTACCAGTAATTTGAGATCTATTGAATACTTAAAGTAACAACAACCACTCTACCACAAGTACAACTAGTTTGACCGGTCACTCATTGGTTGAACCAATGATTTAATGACAAAGTACTTGGTTGAGTCATGATCAAACTAAGTTTATTAACACTAATTGAAATATTGAAGATATCGAGACAGTATGTTATAAATAATATGCTCATAACAAAATGAGTAGTGTGATTTCTTTtgacagtattttttttattaattctcttataaagaaaataaaagcatttaacattttcttcatttggtGAGATGATTAGTAAAAAATGTTGTATATAGATTTAGAGAGCTCGACATGCAAGAAGCTAATGTAATTAACTTGGGTCTCAGTGAAAGGTTAATGAAGATTGTTGCAATGCAAagctatttttattgtttagtgTGATGGGTAAATTCTCTTTCCGGTAAGATCAATGTTTCCAATATGTGAAATCAAATATTGGaaaaatgcttttatttataaataaccattttaatttattttttaaaattaggacATGTAAAATTGAGTTTGATTTACGTTTATCCCTATGAAtaaattggaaaataaaaaagaattgttaTATTTAACTtcaggagagggagagagaaacatgtgtgtgtgtgtgttttaattttaaagtatagttttattttcttattttctaaataattttttaattgaatggatattcattcatttaaaaatttgttaatggatggttttaataaataaatcatggatgaatagaatttctaaataaatttttaatgaataaaaatagattaacgaattatttttaatttattcattatatatatatatgactaaaATTTTATCTAATTCATCCATTTGCAACCATCAACTGCTATGCATATTTTTCGTGGTAGTGCTTCTGTACCTTAAATGTCAAAAGGTGGTGTACCTATTTGTGCTTACACATTCAAAGGTTTTGGGAGGTTTCCTCCATTTAGGCGTAGGTCTTTCAAGACGATAGATTATGACTTCGTTACCGTGTTTTcgcttttgttttgtgtaattagtttagTTAGTTAGGTAATTAATTAGTTAGATAGTTAGTTACTAACACTCTATACATTAGCCTTAGATAGTTAAAAAACAACACTCCATTTGGAGAACTTTAGTGGGAGAAACACTTCACTAGTTACTTCATTTTGTACAAAACTTATTGTgcaaggtttagggtttagtcaATTTTGATAATCAAGCACAAACACGCAATAAAATCAATTGGATAGTTCAAACGTTGAATATGATGCAAGTTTAGGATTTTTTCCTATTCAACCGTTTAGGATTTTTTCCTATTCAACCGTCTAACCCAAAGGAAAATGAATAATGATAAATGGATATCCATCTTTTTTAAACACCTAATcaatatctattatttttctctatatcTTCCTATCATATAACctataatatgtatttttttctttttttactctcTCACTAGGTGTCATATAGCATATTGAGTTTTCGTAATTTTCCAAGGAAAATTGAggttgttttttcaattttgataatcAAACACAAACATGCAATGAAATCAATTGGATAGTTCAAACGTAATCCACAACTCTTTTAAGTACTAAACTTTAAAGGCATGAGTAGTAGTTAAAGCTGGCCTTTTAAGACCGATGAACCaatattatttgttgttttccttcaatttgacttttcttttttggtaattcaaGCCTAGTGTATGaatttataattcaaatattattatttgtcaaCGTTATAGCATTATCTCtttgaaatatattattcaggtaatattttttattttttatcacattaatctttatatcttatttttctttcttttattttatatatttattttttgatatattGATCTGTataaataatagtaaataaatacaaataatgatttaatttctttgaatttgaagataaatataaaatagataaaataacttttactcCTCAGATAAAGGATAAAAGTATTAAAAGCTCGCAAAAGTATAATTTCTACTAACGTGATATGGTATGGTTAATATCATGTTAATATGGTTATATGCTTCTACCAAGAAATGATTAATAGATGACTTTACCATTAAGCATAtaattatgagtttaatttgtaggtataaaaaaaaaatctaattaggAGAGGTCATTAAATGAATCTCAAGTTTAGTGGGTGTTTGGATCTGCGTCCAAACCTCTCAAACGTGGATCTAAAATCTGAAAATTTGAAGCAATACAAAGTAGCTTTGGCTTTAACATGAGAATTGGACGTGATTGTCACTAGCATGATGTTCAGCCAAGCACATTATTAATCTTTAACTTTCAACTGAATTATACTTGTTTAAACACCAAAAACTgaaaatttaagagaaaaaatcatttacttagacttaaatataagtaaatttaattaattttatcttatttaattttattatttataatacaactttcaattaattttaattctatttttaataactcctttttattctaataacaataacaagttagaataaaaaaataattttatattttacttaaaattaaaaaaaaaatatattaactaacttttttatagttattttcatCTACATATCAATTAAGAGAAATATTAAAGGGTACCTTGAGAAAGCCGCAGTGCGTTGAGTTAAACACAGGTCCATGCGTGGACCAGAAACGAAGTGCCTCCAGAATCGACACGTGTAGAGAGGGCCAGGCTGGTTACACCGAGGAGCGGGCCCACAAGATCATAGGGACACGTGCCTAAACCCAACAATCACATGACCAAATCTCGTGGCCCAACTTGAACCACGGACCACCTCACTTTCCCCACCAATCCTTTTGGGCCCGCCATACAGCACGTGCACAACCTCACGTGACcccagctctctctctctctctctctctcgttgACGCAGAACCTATCAGACTCTGCTCCATCCATCCCAGTATCCCACACCACAACGCTATCCTCCATATTCCTCAACCCTTCTCACCACTTCCCACGTGCCAACGCACGCGTCGGATAAGACCCCACCCGCTAGTGCTTTCCCAATAACaccccattaaaaaaaaataagatgaaaatgAACACCCTTAAAAGgcttcaattaaaataa comes from Glycine soja cultivar W05 chromosome 20, ASM419377v2, whole genome shotgun sequence and encodes:
- the LOC114401685 gene encoding uncharacterized protein LOC114401685, translating into MTKKSTRKRKMGDTEETAPKKPAAKWPLIKPKKNLQISHLLDFDLFSVQNLFSSAESKAFVKIAEEIGFAHQGSRGGEAYRDNDRISVDDPVLADTIWESGLGKLFSDIKIRGKVAVGLNPNVRFYRFVSLYTRFT